The following are encoded in a window of Phaseolus vulgaris cultivar G19833 chromosome 3, P. vulgaris v2.0, whole genome shotgun sequence genomic DNA:
- the LOC137805983 gene encoding bZIP transcription factor 27-like isoform X1 — MEDVWNGINSTALSEHNTTHISKGAKFQDFLAGPFNPSPVTALTLSTRSSEYLPLHKDLQLLHTASKTEPFAHPFSNERAPPASRDMRNARLMKNRESAARSRARKQAYLIELKQKIEQLQEENARLIRQQQLVPFFLFSPLVIGFSVHYIFSRFLGH, encoded by the exons ACAACACCACCCACATCTCCAAAGGTGCAAAATTTCAAGACTTTCTAGCTGGACCCTTTAACCCATCTCCTGTGACTGCTCTCACCTTGAGCACGCGTTCTTCTGAGTACCTTCCCCTGCACAAGGACCTGCAACTGCTGCATACTGCTTCAAAGACCGAACCTTTTGCCCACCCATTTTCGAATGAAAGAGCTCCACCAGCTTCAAGGGACATGCGCAACGCACGACTCATGAAGAATCGCGAATCTGCTGCCCGATCCAGAGCCAGAAAGCAG GCTTACTTGATTGAGTTGAAGCAGAAAATAGAGCAGTTGCAAGAAGAGAATGCGAGACTCATAAGACAGCAGCAACTggttcctttctttcttttctctcctTTGGTTATAGGTTTTTCCGTACACTACATTTTTTCCCGTTTTCTTGGCCAttag
- the LOC137805983 gene encoding bZIP transcription factor 27-like isoform X2 — protein sequence MEDVWNGINSTALSEHNTTHISKGAKFQDFLAGPFNPSPVTALTLSTRSSEYLPLHKDLQLLHTASKTEPFAHPFSNERAPPASRDMRNARLMKNRESAARSRARKQAYLIELKQKIEQLQEENARLIRQQQLLRETATNQWKRGNLSRTYTAPF from the exons ACAACACCACCCACATCTCCAAAGGTGCAAAATTTCAAGACTTTCTAGCTGGACCCTTTAACCCATCTCCTGTGACTGCTCTCACCTTGAGCACGCGTTCTTCTGAGTACCTTCCCCTGCACAAGGACCTGCAACTGCTGCATACTGCTTCAAAGACCGAACCTTTTGCCCACCCATTTTCGAATGAAAGAGCTCCACCAGCTTCAAGGGACATGCGCAACGCACGACTCATGAAGAATCGCGAATCTGCTGCCCGATCCAGAGCCAGAAAGCAG GCTTACTTGATTGAGTTGAAGCAGAAAATAGAGCAGTTGCAAGAAGAGAATGCGAGACTCATAAGACAGCAGCAACTg TTGCGTGAAACTGCAACGAATCAGTGGAAGAGGGGCAATTTATCTCGAACATATACAGCTCcattttaa